Genomic segment of Umezawaea sp. Da 62-37:
TCACGGCAGCAGGGCGTCGACGAGCGCCTCCGCCAGCCAGTCGCGGTAGGTGTCGGGATCCCAGCCGCGGATGGCGGTGAGCTGCGTGTACAGCTGCGGGCCGGTGAGGACCCAGCACACGTCGGCCTGGCGGACCGGATCGACGCCGGGGCGCAGCAAGCCCGTGTCGGCGAGATGGGCGAGGAACGCGGTGACGCCGGTCAGGCGTTCGCGTTCGGCCTCGGCAAGGACCTCCGCCACCTCGGGACCCGCCGCGCCGAGCAACGAGAACAGCGGCGCGAGGCGGGCCTGGACGTCACGGGCGAAAGTGGCGTACAGGCGCAGTTTCCCGTTCGGGTCCTGAGTGGACAGAACCTCCCGGAGGGCAGGGCGTCGCGACATGGGCACGGGCTCGTCGTCGCCGGCGAGGGTGACGTCCCACAGGGCCTTCACCAGACCCCGTTTGCCGCCGAAGACCTTGTGCACCGTCTCGGGTGACACACCGGCGCGGATGGCGACCGCGCGGACCGTGGTGGCCTGGTAGCCCTCCACCGGCAGCAGCTCACCGCACGCGCGGAGGATCGCCGCGCGGTTGCGGTCGGCGGCGGACCTCCGGTTGGCCGCGTTGTAGGCCCTGGGTGGCACGGCACCTCCTCATATTCGATACAGTCGATTGTATCGAATTTGCGCGCCCCGCGCCGCAGCAACCCGTCGGAGAGCCCCATGCCCAGCACCACCCCGGTCCGCCAGGTCGCTCCCGGCGTCCACCGGCTCGGCGACGACGTCGTCAACTTCTACCTGGTGGACCACCCCGACGGCCTCGTGCTCGTCGACGCCGGACTGCCCGGCCACCTGGGACAACTCCGCGCGCACCTCGCCACGACCGGCCGCGATCTGGCCGACGTCCGGGCCGTGCTGATCACCCACGCGCACCCCGACCACACCGGCCTGGTCACGGCGCTGACCGAGGCGGGCGTGGCCG
This window contains:
- a CDS encoding TetR/AcrR family transcriptional regulator, with product MPPRAYNAANRRSAADRNRAAILRACGELLPVEGYQATTVRAVAIRAGVSPETVHKVFGGKRGLVKALWDVTLAGDDEPVPMSRRPALREVLSTQDPNGKLRLYATFARDVQARLAPLFSLLGAAGPEVAEVLAEAERERLTGVTAFLAHLADTGLLRPGVDPVRQADVCWVLTGPQLYTQLTAIRGWDPDTYRDWLAEALVDALLP